One stretch of Streptomyces sp. NBC_01142 DNA includes these proteins:
- a CDS encoding L,D-transpeptidase, translated as MRPGLVLGSVLLLLAAGTVAAGPRPPVPLPERMAHTGGGTQLITAEAPGAGSTTGRVTWWDRLPGGRWVAAGSSPARFGAKGLVEGRGRTQGTSTTPTGLYELPYAFGVRGAPAGTDYAYRRVTERSWWCQDNRSRSYNRWVEGLPADCRAAESEQLATYTTQYAHALVIGFNYHRPVRGRGAGIFLHVNGRGATAGCVSVPEGAMRRILAWAEPRRDPHIAIGTGSGPTAITRY; from the coding sequence ATGCGCCCCGGACTCGTACTCGGCTCCGTTCTGCTCCTGCTCGCCGCCGGTACGGTCGCGGCCGGGCCCCGGCCCCCGGTCCCGCTCCCCGAGCGGATGGCCCACACCGGCGGCGGCACACAGCTGATCACCGCCGAGGCTCCCGGCGCCGGCTCCACCACCGGGAGAGTGACCTGGTGGGACCGGCTTCCCGGCGGGCGGTGGGTGGCTGCCGGCTCGTCCCCGGCGCGGTTCGGCGCGAAGGGGCTGGTCGAAGGCCGCGGCCGGACGCAGGGCACGTCCACCACACCGACCGGGCTGTACGAGCTGCCGTACGCCTTCGGTGTCCGGGGCGCGCCCGCGGGGACCGACTACGCCTACCGCCGGGTGACCGAGAGGTCCTGGTGGTGTCAGGACAACCGGTCCCGCTCGTACAACCGCTGGGTGGAGGGGCTGCCCGCCGACTGCCGGGCGGCCGAGTCCGAGCAGCTGGCCACCTACACGACGCAGTACGCCCATGCCCTGGTCATCGGCTTCAACTACCACCGACCGGTGCGCGGCCGGGGCGCCGGGATCTTCCTCCACGTCAACGGGCGTGGCGCGACGGCCGGTTGTGTGTCGGTGCCGGAAGGGGCCATGCGCCGGATCCTGGCCTGGGCCGAGCCGCGGCGCGATCCGCACATCGCCATCGGAACCGGTTCGGGGCCCACGGCCATCACCCGCTACTGA
- a CDS encoding arginine repressor, whose product MIEAHDTEHGSEHGGPAVPQTRTARHRRIVDILNRQPVRSQSQLAKLLGDNGLSVTQATLSRDLDELGAVKIRNTGGELIYAVPSEGGYRTPQAPLGGSAKEERMRRLSGELLISAEASANLVVLRTPPGAAQFLASAIDQAELHDILGTIAGDDTLLLISRDPVGGQALADHLLRLAQNDR is encoded by the coding sequence ATGATCGAGGCGCACGACACCGAGCACGGCTCCGAGCACGGCGGGCCCGCCGTACCGCAGACCCGCACGGCCCGCCACCGCCGGATTGTGGACATCCTCAACCGGCAGCCGGTGCGCTCGCAGAGCCAGCTGGCCAAGCTCCTCGGGGACAACGGACTGAGCGTCACCCAGGCGACGCTCTCCCGCGACCTCGACGAGCTGGGCGCGGTGAAGATCCGCAACACGGGCGGCGAGCTGATCTACGCGGTGCCCAGCGAGGGCGGCTACCGCACCCCGCAGGCGCCGCTCGGCGGGTCGGCGAAGGAGGAGCGCATGCGGCGTCTCTCCGGCGAACTGCTGATCTCCGCCGAGGCCTCGGCCAACCTCGTGGTGCTGCGTACGCCGCCGGGCGCGGCCCAGTTCCTCGCCTCGGCCATCGACCAGGCGGAACTGCACGACATCCTCGGCACCATCGCGGGCGACGACACGCTGTTGCTCATCAGCCGTGACCCGGTGGGCGGTCAGGCGCTCGCGGACCATCTGCTGCGACTGGCCCAGAACGACCGCTGA
- a CDS encoding acetylornithine transaminase: protein MTGNEELAQRWQSVMTDNYGTPKLSLVRGAGAKVWDADGAEYTDFVGGIAVNALGHAHPAVVEAVSRQIASLGHVSNLYAAEPPVALAERLIQLFGRPGRVYFSNSGAEANEAAFKIGRLTGRTHMVATSGGFHGRTMGALALTGQPAKQQPFLPLPGDVTHVPYGDVEALRAQVTEETALVIIEPVQGENGVVVPPKGYLEAAREITRATGTLLVLDEVQTGIGRTGHWFAYQAHQGVEPDVVTLAKGLGGGLPIGATVVFGETAELLKPGHHGSTFGGNPVACAAGLAVLDTLAADGALDEVKRLGEKLRQGVESLGHPLVSHVRGAGLLLGMVLTESLAPQVQQAAQGAGFLVNAPAPDVVRFMPPLIIGDAEVNAFLEALPGILDGGGAASQPGEGRSGE, encoded by the coding sequence GTGACCGGCAACGAGGAGCTCGCGCAGCGCTGGCAGAGTGTGATGACCGACAACTACGGCACGCCGAAGCTGTCCCTGGTCCGTGGCGCGGGCGCAAAGGTCTGGGACGCGGACGGCGCCGAGTACACCGACTTCGTCGGCGGGATCGCCGTGAACGCGCTCGGCCACGCCCACCCCGCCGTCGTCGAGGCCGTCTCCCGCCAGATCGCCTCCCTCGGTCATGTCTCCAACCTCTATGCCGCCGAGCCGCCCGTCGCGCTCGCCGAGCGCCTGATCCAGCTCTTCGGCCGCCCCGGACGCGTCTACTTCTCCAACTCCGGCGCGGAGGCCAACGAAGCCGCCTTCAAGATCGGCCGGCTGACGGGGCGCACGCACATGGTCGCCACCTCCGGCGGCTTCCACGGGCGGACGATGGGCGCCCTCGCGCTGACCGGCCAGCCGGCGAAGCAGCAGCCGTTCCTGCCGTTGCCGGGAGACGTCACCCATGTCCCGTACGGCGACGTCGAAGCGCTGCGGGCCCAGGTCACCGAAGAGACCGCACTGGTGATCATCGAACCCGTCCAGGGCGAGAACGGTGTGGTCGTCCCGCCCAAGGGCTATCTCGAGGCCGCTCGGGAGATCACCCGGGCCACCGGCACGCTGCTCGTCCTCGACGAGGTCCAGACGGGCATCGGACGGACCGGCCACTGGTTCGCGTACCAGGCCCATCAGGGCGTCGAGCCGGATGTCGTCACGCTCGCCAAGGGGCTCGGCGGCGGGCTCCCGATCGGCGCGACCGTCGTCTTCGGCGAGACCGCCGAGCTGCTGAAGCCCGGCCACCACGGATCGACGTTCGGTGGCAACCCGGTCGCGTGCGCCGCCGGACTGGCCGTTCTCGACACCCTCGCGGCCGACGGAGCGCTCGACGAGGTGAAGCGGCTCGGTGAGAAACTGCGCCAGGGAGTGGAGTCGCTGGGCCACCCACTCGTCTCCCACGTCCGCGGTGCCGGCCTGCTGCTGGGTATGGTGCTTACGGAGTCCCTCGCGCCCCAGGTGCAGCAGGCGGCTCAGGGTGCCGGCTTCCTGGTGAACGCTCCCGCCCCCGATGTCGTACGGTTCATGCCGCCGCTGATCATCGGTGACGCGGAAGTGAACGCGTTCCTCGAAGCGCTTCCCGGCATCCTCGACGGGGGCGGCGCAGCATCGCAGCCTGGGGAAGGACGATCCGGAGAATGA
- a CDS encoding argininosuccinate synthase, producing MTERVVLAYSGGLDTSVAIGWIAEETGAEVIAVAVDVGQGGEDLDVIRKRALACGAVEAEVADAKDEFADEYCLPAIKANALYMDRYPLVSALSRPTIVKHLVAAAKKHNAGIVAHGCTGKGNDQVRFEAGISALGPDLKCIAPVRDYAMTRDKAIAFCEEKQLPITTTKKSPYSIDQNVFGRAVETGFLEDIWNAPIEDIYEYTSNPAEPREADEVVISFKEGVPVAIDGKPVTVLQAIQQLNERAGAQGIGRIDIVEDRLVGIKSREVYEAPGAIALITAHQELENVTVERELARYKRQVEQRWGEMVYDGLWFSPLKRALDGFINEANQHVTGDIRMTLHGGRAVVTGRKSEESLYDFNLATYDSGDTFDQSKAQGFIEIFGLSSKIAAKRDLA from the coding sequence GTGACCGAGCGCGTCGTACTCGCCTACTCGGGAGGCCTGGACACCTCCGTCGCCATCGGCTGGATCGCCGAGGAGACGGGCGCCGAGGTCATCGCCGTTGCTGTGGACGTCGGCCAGGGCGGCGAGGACCTGGACGTCATCCGCAAGCGCGCGCTCGCCTGCGGTGCGGTCGAGGCCGAGGTCGCCGACGCCAAGGACGAGTTCGCCGACGAGTACTGCCTCCCGGCGATCAAGGCCAACGCCCTCTACATGGACCGCTACCCGCTGGTCTCCGCCCTCTCGCGGCCGACGATCGTCAAGCACCTCGTCGCCGCGGCCAAGAAGCACAACGCCGGCATCGTGGCTCACGGCTGCACCGGCAAGGGCAATGACCAGGTGCGGTTCGAGGCCGGTATCTCCGCCCTCGGCCCCGACCTGAAGTGCATCGCGCCGGTCCGTGACTACGCGATGACCCGGGACAAGGCGATCGCCTTCTGCGAGGAGAAGCAGCTCCCGATCACGACCACCAAGAAGTCCCCGTACTCCATCGACCAGAACGTCTTCGGGCGGGCCGTCGAGACGGGCTTCCTGGAGGACATCTGGAACGCGCCGATCGAGGACATCTACGAGTACACCTCGAATCCGGCGGAGCCGCGCGAGGCCGACGAGGTCGTCATCTCCTTCAAGGAGGGCGTCCCGGTCGCCATCGACGGCAAGCCCGTCACCGTCCTGCAGGCGATCCAGCAGCTCAACGAGCGGGCCGGCGCGCAGGGCATCGGCCGGATCGACATCGTCGAGGACCGGCTCGTGGGCATCAAGTCCCGTGAGGTCTACGAGGCTCCGGGCGCGATCGCGCTGATCACCGCCCACCAGGAGCTGGAGAACGTCACCGTCGAGCGCGAGCTGGCCCGCTACAAGCGGCAGGTCGAGCAGCGCTGGGGCGAGATGGTCTACGACGGCCTGTGGTTCTCCCCGCTCAAGCGCGCCCTGGACGGCTTCATCAACGAGGCCAACCAGCACGTCACCGGCGACATCCGGATGACCCTGCACGGCGGCCGCGCCGTCGTCACCGGCCGGAAGTCCGAGGAGTCGCTGTACGACTTCAACCTCGCGACGTACGACTCGGGCGACACCTTCGACCAGTCCAAGGCACAGGGCTTCATCGAGATCTTCGGCCTGTCGTCGAAGATCGCCGCGAAGCGTGACCTCGCCTGA
- a CDS encoding pyridoxamine 5'-phosphate oxidase family protein, with amino-acid sequence MGQRYERIEGRIRSFIEQQPVFFTATAPLSGDGHINLSPKGRSGTLVVIDELTLAYLDFGGSGAETIAHVREESNGRITLMWCAFSGPPKVLRVHGRGEAIFRDDPRWAGFITHFTEVDGPSARAIIVVRAQRISDACGFAVPFMEYQEERTQHAEYFGRKSDEEFAAYCERKDHLGVSLDGLPALPLPLPARSD; translated from the coding sequence ATGGGTCAACGTTACGAACGAATAGAAGGCCGCATCCGCAGCTTCATCGAGCAGCAGCCCGTCTTCTTCACCGCGACGGCACCTCTCAGCGGCGACGGCCACATCAACCTCTCCCCCAAGGGCCGCAGCGGCACGCTCGTCGTCATCGACGAGCTGACGCTCGCCTATCTCGACTTCGGCGGCAGCGGCGCCGAGACCATCGCCCATGTCCGCGAGGAGAGCAACGGCCGCATCACCCTGATGTGGTGCGCCTTCAGCGGCCCGCCCAAGGTGCTGCGGGTGCACGGCCGGGGTGAGGCGATCTTCCGGGACGACCCGCGCTGGGCCGGGTTCATCACGCACTTCACCGAGGTCGACGGGCCGAGCGCCCGCGCGATCATCGTCGTCCGCGCCCAGCGGATCAGCGACGCCTGCGGCTTCGCCGTGCCCTTCATGGAGTACCAGGAAGAGCGCACCCAGCACGCGGAGTACTTCGGCCGTAAGTCGGACGAGGAGTTCGCCGCGTACTGCGAGCGGAAGGACCACCTCGGGGTGAGCCTGGACGGGCTGCCGGCGCTGCCGCTTCCGCTCCCGGCGCGCAGCGACTGA
- the argB gene encoding acetylglutamate kinase: MSSRKHTALPKAEILIEALPWLTRHHGKTVVIKFGGNAMVDEDLKAAFAQDVVFLRHAGLKPVVVHGGGPQISAQLDKHGLVSEFKAGLRVTTSEAMDVVRMVLAGQVQRELVGLLNQHGPLAVGMTGEDAHTITATKHLPQIDGELVDIGRVGEITKIDTGAIEALLEDGRIPVISSIARSADDSHVYNVNADTAAAALAAALGAETLMVLTDVEGLYEDWPNSDDVIRRLTALQLEKLLPDLSSGMVPKMEGCLFAVRNGVNTARVIDGRVQHSILLEIFTDEGIGTMVVPDGQEGGAQ, from the coding sequence ATGAGCTCCCGCAAGCACACCGCGCTGCCGAAGGCCGAGATCCTCATCGAGGCGCTGCCCTGGCTCACCCGGCACCACGGCAAGACCGTCGTCATCAAGTTCGGCGGCAACGCCATGGTCGACGAGGACCTCAAGGCCGCCTTCGCCCAGGACGTCGTCTTCCTGCGCCACGCCGGACTCAAGCCGGTCGTGGTCCACGGTGGCGGTCCGCAGATCAGCGCCCAGCTCGACAAACACGGCCTGGTGAGCGAGTTCAAGGCGGGCCTGCGGGTCACCACCTCCGAAGCCATGGACGTCGTACGGATGGTGCTGGCCGGTCAGGTCCAGCGCGAGCTCGTCGGGCTGCTCAACCAGCACGGCCCGCTCGCCGTCGGTATGACCGGCGAGGACGCGCACACCATCACCGCCACCAAGCATCTGCCGCAGATCGACGGCGAGCTGGTCGACATCGGCCGGGTCGGCGAGATCACCAAGATCGACACGGGGGCCATCGAGGCGCTCCTGGAGGACGGCCGTATCCCGGTCATCTCCTCCATCGCGCGCTCCGCGGACGACAGCCATGTCTACAACGTCAACGCCGACACCGCGGCGGCCGCGCTGGCGGCGGCGCTCGGCGCCGAGACGCTGATGGTCCTCACCGATGTCGAGGGCCTCTACGAGGACTGGCCCAACAGCGACGACGTGATCCGACGGCTCACCGCCCTGCAACTGGAGAAGCTGCTGCCCGATCTCTCCAGCGGCATGGTCCCCAAGATGGAGGGCTGTCTGTTCGCCGTACGCAACGGGGTCAACACGGCCCGCGTGATCGACGGCCGCGTCCAGCACTCGATCCTGCTGGAAATCTTCACCGATGAGGGAATCGGCACGATGGTCGTGCCGGACGGACAAGAAGGGGGAGCACAGTGA